In one window of Vulpes vulpes isolate BD-2025 chromosome 1, VulVul3, whole genome shotgun sequence DNA:
- the TSPYL1 gene encoding testis-specific Y-encoded-like protein 1 — MAEPGVTAGPAAADGAAAAAAPAPPWLPEERGAAPAPAPAPADSGPPAPVGGGGRRGCVAPGAGRAEAPPPGEGLAAAPESVATDGGLENGCGSAGARGPGGGGPPGASDVRAEETAPELPARDGLASAAAAAEEEEPRMETDPQGAGERAGREGAGAAAGPRRSSPDARMNPLEAIQLELDTVNAQADRAFQQLEHKFGRMRRHYLERRNYIIQNIPGFWVTAFRNHPQLAPMIRGQDAEMLRYVTNLEVKELRRPRTGCKFKFSFRRNPYFRNKLIVKEYEVRASGRVVSLSTPIAWRRGHEPQSFIRRSQDVVCNFFSWFSDHSLPESDKIAEIIKEDLWPNPLQYYLLREGVRRARRRPIREPVEIPRPFGFQSG, encoded by the coding sequence ATGGCGGAGCCCGGGGTgacggcggggccggcggcggcagACGgggccgcagccgcagccgcgcccgccccgccttGGCTCCCGGAGGAGCGgggagccgcccccgcccccgcccccgcccccgcggacagcggccccccagccccggtgGGAGGCGGCGGGCGTCGCGGTTGCGTAGCGCCCGGAGCGGGGCgggcggaggccccgccccctggcgAAGGCCTGGCAGCGGCACCGGAGTCCGTGGCAACGGACGGCGGCCTGGAAAATGGGTGTGGGAGCgccggggcgcgcgggccgggTGGGGGGGGCCCTCCGGGGGCGTCGGACGTGCGGGCCGAGGAGACGGCCCCGGAGCTGCCGGCCCGCGACGGCCTCGcttcggcggcggcggcggcggaggaggaggagcccaggATGGAGACAGACCCGCAGGGAGCGGGAGAGCGGGCCGGGCGGGAGGGTgccggggcggccgcggggccccgACGCTCGAGCCCGGATGCGCGCATGAACCCCCTGGAAGCCATCCAGCTGGAGCTGGACACGGTGAACGCGCAGGCCGACAGGGCCTTCCAGCAGCTGGAGCATAAGTTTGGGCGGATGCGTCGCCACTACCTGGAGAGGAGAAACTACATCATCCAGAACATCCCCGGCTTCTGGGTCACGGCCTTCCGCAACCACCCGCAGCTGGCGCCCATGATCCGCGGCCAGGACGCAGAGATGCTGAGATACGTAACCAATTTGGAGGTAAAGGAGCTCAGACGCCCCAGGACCGGCTGCAAGTTCAAGTTCTCCTTCCGAAGAAACCCCTACTTCAGGAACAAGCTCATCGTCAAGGAGTATGAGGTGAGAGCCTCCGGCCGCGTGGTGTCTCTGTCCACGCCCATCGCCTGGCGCCGCGGCCACGAGCCCCAGTCCTTCATTCGCAGGAGCCAAGACGTCGTCTGCAACTTCTTCAGCTGGTTTTCAGACCACAGCCTTCCCGAGTCCGACAAGATTGCAGAAATTATCAAGGAGGATCTGTGGCCAAACCCACTGCAGTATTACCTGTTGCGCGAAGGAGTCCGCAGGGCCAGGCGTCGCCCGATTAGAGAGCCCGTAGAGATCCCCAGGCCCTTCGGATTCCAGTCTGGCTGA
- the C1H6orf120 gene encoding UPF0669 protein C6orf120 homolog, protein MAAAWKRALLVLLASQVVSSLSSGDEDEVPEDWVLLHVVQGQIGAGNYSYLRLNHEGKIVLRMQSLKGDADLYVSDTTLHPSFDDYELQSVTCGPDVVAIPAHFQRPVGIGIYGHPSHHESEFEMKVYYDRRLEPSPFSEVAASEARDVAHRQAQAPEDASQEEESVLWTIVISVLKLVLEILF, encoded by the coding sequence ATGGCCGCTGCCTGGAAGCGCGCGCTGCTGGTCCTGCTGGCCTCGCAGGTGGTGTCCTCGCTGAGCTCGGGGGACGAGGACGAAGTCCCCGAAGACTGGGTCCTCCTGCACGTGGTGCAGGGCCAGATAGGAGCCGGGAACTACAGCTACTTACGGCTCAACCACGAGGGGAAGATCGTCCTGAGGATGCAGAGCCTGAAGGGCGACGCGGACCTGTACGTGTCGGACACCACGCTGCACCCCAGCTTCGACGACTACGAGCTGCAGTCGGTCACGTGCGGCCCGGACGTGGTGGCCATCCCCGCGCACTTCCAGCGGCCCGTGGGCATCGGCATCTACGGGCACCCGTCCCACCACGAGAGCGAGTTCGAGATGAAGGTGTACTACGACCGGAGGCTCGAGCCGAGCCCGTTCTCCGAGGTCGCCGCCTCCGAGGCCCGGGACGTGGCTCACAGGCAGGCGCAGGCCCCGGAGGACGCGTCCCAGGAGGAGGAGTCCGTGCTCTGGACCATAGTGATTAGCGTCCTCAAGCTGGTCCTGGAGATTCTGTTCTGA